In Burkholderia sp. GAS332, one DNA window encodes the following:
- a CDS encoding polyribonucleotide nucleotidyltransferase — translation MTMFNKIVKEFKWGQHNVRLETGEIARQSSGAVIVDVEDTVVLATVVGAKTAKPGQDFFPLTVDYLEKTYAAGKIPGGFFRREGRPSEGETLISRLIDRPLRPLFPEGFYNEVQVVIHVLSLNPEIPADIPALIGASAALAISGLPFNGPVGAARVAYINNEYVLNPTRPQMKESALDLIVAGTERAVLMVESEAQQLSEEVMLGAVVFGHEQMQVAIDVIHEMVREGGKPEWDWKPAAKNESLIARVSDLAQADLLAAYQIRDKQARSAKLKEVYAATSAKLEEEAAAAGTVAADKASVGNVLFDIEAKIVRTQILNGEPRIDGRDTRTVRPIEIRTGVLPRTHGSALFTRGETQAMVVATLGTKGDEQNIDALEGEYRERFMLHYNMPPFATGETGRVGSPKRREIGHGRLAKRALAACLPSADEFGYSIRVVSEITESNGSSSMASVCGGCLALMDAGVPMKAHVAGIAMGLILEGNKFAVLTDILGDEDHLGDMDFKVAGTEQGVTALQMDIKIQGITKEIMQVALAQAKEGRMHILGKMTSAVSGANTVLSDYAPRMITIKINPEKIRDVIGKGGSVIRALTEETGTTIDISDDGVVTIASTSSEGMAEAKKRIENITLEVEVGQVYEGTVLKLLDFGAIVNILPGKDGLLHISEIANERIKDINDYLKDGQQVKVKVIQTDEKGRVRLSAKALLNDAANGAPQGEPTPQ, via the coding sequence ATGACTATGTTCAACAAGATCGTCAAAGAATTTAAGTGGGGACAACACAACGTTCGCCTCGAAACGGGCGAAATCGCTCGTCAGTCGAGCGGTGCGGTGATCGTCGACGTCGAAGACACCGTTGTGCTGGCTACTGTGGTCGGCGCCAAGACCGCCAAGCCGGGCCAGGACTTCTTCCCGCTGACCGTCGACTACCTCGAAAAGACCTACGCTGCAGGCAAGATCCCGGGTGGTTTCTTCCGCCGTGAAGGCCGTCCGTCGGAAGGCGAAACGCTGATTTCGCGCCTGATCGACCGTCCGCTGCGTCCGCTGTTCCCGGAAGGCTTCTACAACGAAGTCCAGGTCGTGATCCACGTCCTGTCGCTGAACCCCGAAATCCCCGCTGACATCCCCGCGCTGATCGGCGCGTCGGCGGCGCTCGCCATCTCCGGTCTGCCGTTCAACGGCCCGGTCGGCGCGGCACGCGTGGCCTACATCAACAACGAATACGTGTTGAACCCGACGCGTCCGCAGATGAAGGAATCGGCACTTGACCTGATCGTCGCCGGTACGGAACGCGCGGTGCTGATGGTGGAATCGGAAGCGCAACAACTGAGCGAAGAAGTGATGCTCGGCGCAGTGGTGTTCGGTCACGAACAAATGCAGGTCGCGATCGACGTGATCCACGAGATGGTTCGCGAAGGTGGCAAGCCGGAATGGGATTGGAAGCCGGCCGCCAAGAATGAGTCGCTGATCGCCCGCGTGTCGGACCTGGCGCAAGCCGATCTGCTCGCCGCTTATCAGATCCGCGACAAGCAAGCGCGTTCGGCCAAGCTGAAGGAAGTCTACGCAGCGACGTCGGCCAAGCTGGAAGAAGAAGCCGCGGCAGCCGGCACGGTTGCAGCCGACAAGGCTAGCGTCGGCAATGTGCTGTTCGACATCGAAGCGAAGATCGTCCGTACCCAGATCCTGAACGGCGAGCCGCGTATCGACGGTCGCGACACGCGCACCGTGCGCCCGATCGAAATCCGTACCGGCGTGTTGCCGCGTACGCACGGCTCGGCACTGTTCACGCGTGGCGAAACGCAGGCCATGGTGGTCGCAACGCTCGGCACGAAGGGCGACGAGCAGAACATCGACGCACTCGAAGGCGAGTACCGCGAACGCTTCATGCTCCACTACAACATGCCTCCGTTCGCGACCGGCGAAACGGGCCGCGTTGGTTCGCCGAAGCGCCGTGAAATCGGTCACGGCCGTCTGGCCAAGCGCGCGCTGGCTGCATGCCTGCCGAGCGCCGACGAATTCGGCTACTCGATCCGCGTGGTGTCGGAAATCACCGAATCGAATGGTTCGTCGTCGATGGCTTCGGTGTGCGGCGGCTGCCTCGCACTGATGGACGCCGGCGTGCCGATGAAGGCGCACGTCGCCGGCATCGCGATGGGCCTGATCCTCGAAGGCAACAAGTTTGCCGTGCTGACCGACATCCTCGGCGACGAAGATCACCTCGGCGACATGGACTTCAAGGTGGCAGGTACCGAGCAAGGCGTGACCGCACTGCAGATGGACATCAAGATCCAGGGCATCACCAAGGAAATCATGCAGGTCGCCCTCGCGCAAGCGAAGGAAGGCCGTATGCACATCCTTGGCAAGATGACCTCGGCGGTGTCGGGTGCGAACACGGTGCTGTCGGACTACGCACCGCGCATGATCACTATCAAGATCAATCCGGAAAAGATCCGCGACGTGATCGGCAAGGGTGGTTCGGTGATCCGCGCGCTGACCGAAGAAACCGGCACGACGATCGATATTTCGGACGACGGCGTCGTCACTATCGCCAGCACGAGCAGCGAAGGGATGGCCGAAGCGAAGAAGCGTATCGAGAACATCACGCTGGAAGTCGAAGTGGGCCAGGTCTACGAAGGCACCGTGCTCAAGCTGCTCGATTTCGGCGCGATCGTGAACATTCTGCCGGGCAAGGACGGTCTGTTGCACATCTCCGAAATCGCCAACGAGCGTATCAAGGACATCAACGACTACCTGAAGGACGGCCAGCAAGTGAAGGTCAAGGTCATCCAGACGGACGAGAAGGGCCGCGTGCGTTTGTCGGCCAAGGCGTTGCTGAACGACGCCGCGAACGGCGCGCCGCAAGGCGAACCGACGCCGCAGTAA
- a CDS encoding SSU ribosomal protein S15P, which produces MSAVETSKKSEVVAQFARAANDTGSPEVQVALLTTRINELTVHFKAHTKDHHSRRGLLRMVSRRRKLLDYLKGKDADRYRALIEKLGLRK; this is translated from the coding sequence ATGTCCGCAGTTGAAACAAGCAAGAAGTCCGAAGTCGTTGCGCAATTCGCACGCGCAGCTAACGACACCGGCTCCCCCGAAGTTCAGGTCGCGCTGCTCACGACCCGTATCAACGAACTGACCGTTCACTTCAAGGCACACACGAAAGATCACCACAGCCGCCGCGGTCTGCTGCGCATGGTGAGCCGCCGTCGTAAGCTGCTCGACTACCTGAAGGGTAAGGACGCGGATCGTTACCGCGCACTGATCGAGAAGCTGGGTCTGCGTAAGTAA
- a CDS encoding amino acid/amide ABC transporter substrate-binding protein, HAAT family, giving the protein MTMAKWQRATAAAVVALAAISMAAAAYAAGEAASGPASKPVNTPTGTPIQLALIEGMSGPFANAGAAVERNLRFGVEQVNAQGGVKLADGAHPLELVVLDSKGSAEEALVQLRAAADRHIGYIMQGNSSAVAAALIGAIDKQNSREPGNRELFLNYSADDPALTNADCSFWHFRFDAHAGMRMDALADVIQRDKAVKKVYLLNQDYSFGHDVSSLARSTLAAKRPDIAVVGDEFHPIGRVKDFAPYIAKIRASGADAVITGNWGNDLTLLVKAAREQGLDTKFYTFYGNSLGAPAALGDAGVKHVIAVADWHPNAGGAASDAWYAAFRARFPAAQDDYPVLRMPLMIETLAAAMSRAGSGDPTAVARALEGIKFDNGFHPSWMRADDHQLIQPLYVMEMDKAGTPGVKFDNEGSGYGFRTVLALPPERTVPPTVCKMKRP; this is encoded by the coding sequence ATGACGATGGCGAAGTGGCAACGGGCGACAGCAGCGGCAGTCGTTGCGCTGGCGGCGATTTCGATGGCTGCAGCGGCTTACGCCGCGGGAGAAGCGGCGTCTGGTCCGGCAAGCAAGCCGGTAAATACGCCCACGGGGACGCCGATCCAGCTGGCGCTGATCGAAGGCATGTCCGGCCCATTCGCGAACGCGGGCGCGGCGGTAGAGCGCAATCTGCGCTTCGGTGTCGAACAGGTGAATGCGCAAGGCGGCGTGAAGCTCGCTGACGGCGCGCATCCGCTTGAGCTGGTCGTGCTCGACAGCAAGGGCAGCGCCGAGGAGGCGTTGGTGCAACTGCGCGCCGCCGCGGACCGGCATATCGGTTACATCATGCAAGGCAACAGCTCGGCGGTGGCGGCCGCGCTGATCGGCGCGATCGATAAGCAAAACAGCCGCGAGCCGGGAAATCGCGAACTGTTCCTCAATTATTCCGCCGACGATCCCGCTCTGACCAATGCCGATTGCAGTTTCTGGCACTTCCGTTTCGATGCGCACGCGGGCATGCGCATGGATGCGCTGGCAGATGTGATCCAGCGCGACAAAGCGGTGAAGAAGGTTTATCTGCTGAACCAGGACTATAGCTTCGGCCACGACGTCAGCAGTCTCGCGCGTTCGACGCTGGCCGCGAAGCGTCCGGATATTGCGGTCGTCGGCGACGAATTTCATCCGATCGGCCGCGTGAAGGACTTCGCGCCGTACATCGCCAAGATCCGCGCGAGCGGCGCGGACGCGGTTATCACGGGCAACTGGGGCAACGATCTGACGCTTTTGGTCAAGGCTGCGCGAGAGCAAGGCCTGGACACCAAGTTCTATACCTTCTACGGCAACAGCCTCGGCGCGCCCGCCGCGTTGGGTGATGCCGGCGTCAAACACGTGATCGCGGTAGCCGACTGGCATCCGAACGCAGGCGGCGCGGCCTCCGACGCCTGGTACGCGGCGTTTCGAGCCCGTTTCCCGGCCGCGCAGGACGATTACCCGGTGCTGCGCATGCCGTTGATGATCGAAACCCTGGCCGCGGCGATGAGCCGCGCCGGCAGTGGCGACCCGACGGCCGTCGCCCGGGCGTTGGAGGGCATCAAGTTTGACAACGGCTTCCACCCTTCGTGGATGCGGGCCGACGACCACCAGCTGATCCAGCCCCTTTACGTGATGGAGATGGACAAGGCCGGCACGCCGGGCGTCAAGTTTGATAATGAAGGTTCAGGCTACGGTTTCCGCACGGTGCTGGCTTTGCCGCCCGAGCGCACGGTGCCGCCGACCGTGTGCAAGATGAAGCGGCCGTAA
- a CDS encoding 2-isopropylmalate synthase, whose protein sequence is MADKLIIFDTTLRDGEQSPGASMTKEEKIRIAKQLERMKVDVIEAGFAASSNGDFDSIHTIAGLIKDSTVCSLARANDKDIQRAADALKPADHFRIHTFIATSPLHMEKKLRMTPDQVFEQAKLAVRFARKFTDDVEFSPEDGSRSDMDFLCRVLEAVIAEGATTINIADTVGYGVPELYGQLVKTLRERIPNSHKAVFSVHCHNDLGMAVANSLAGVQIGGARQVECTINGLGERAGNTSLEEIVMAVKTRRDYFGLDIGLDTTQIVPASKLVSQITGFVVQPNKAVVGANAFAHASGIHQDGVLKARDTYEIMRAEDVGWSANKIVLGKLSGRNAFKQRLQELGIALDSEGELNTAFARFKELADRKSEIFDEDIIAIVTEESAEAQEKEHYKFLSLSQHSETGEQPHAKIVFSVEGKEVTGEARGNGPVDATLNAIETEVGSGSELLLYSVNAITTGTQAQGEVTVRLSRSGRIVNGVGTDPDIVAASAKAYISALNKLHSNFDKLNPQRSE, encoded by the coding sequence ATGGCCGACAAACTGATCATATTCGACACCACGTTGCGTGACGGCGAGCAATCGCCGGGCGCGTCGATGACGAAGGAAGAAAAAATCCGTATCGCGAAGCAACTCGAACGGATGAAGGTCGACGTGATCGAAGCGGGCTTTGCGGCCAGCTCGAATGGCGACTTCGATTCGATCCACACGATCGCGGGCCTGATCAAGGACAGCACAGTCTGCTCGCTGGCCCGTGCCAACGACAAAGACATTCAACGCGCTGCTGACGCACTCAAGCCGGCCGATCATTTCCGCATCCACACGTTCATCGCAACGTCGCCGCTGCATATGGAAAAGAAGCTGCGCATGACGCCGGATCAGGTGTTCGAGCAGGCAAAGCTGGCGGTGCGTTTCGCCCGCAAGTTCACGGACGACGTCGAGTTCTCGCCGGAAGACGGCAGCCGTTCGGACATGGATTTCCTGTGCCGTGTGCTGGAAGCGGTCATCGCCGAAGGCGCGACCACGATCAACATCGCGGATACGGTCGGCTATGGCGTGCCGGAGTTGTACGGCCAGCTCGTGAAGACGCTGCGTGAGCGTATTCCGAACTCGCATAAGGCGGTGTTCTCGGTGCATTGCCATAACGACCTCGGCATGGCGGTGGCGAACTCGCTGGCCGGTGTGCAGATCGGTGGCGCGCGTCAGGTCGAGTGCACGATCAACGGTCTCGGTGAGCGCGCGGGCAATACGTCGCTCGAAGAAATCGTGATGGCGGTGAAGACCCGCAGGGATTACTTCGGCCTCGATATCGGTCTCGATACCACGCAAATCGTGCCCGCGTCGAAGCTGGTGTCGCAGATCACCGGTTTCGTCGTGCAGCCGAACAAGGCGGTGGTTGGTGCGAACGCATTTGCGCACGCATCCGGCATTCACCAGGACGGCGTGCTGAAAGCGCGCGACACGTACGAAATCATGCGTGCCGAAGATGTGGGCTGGAGCGCGAACAAGATCGTGCTCGGCAAATTGTCGGGCCGCAATGCATTCAAGCAACGTCTGCAGGAACTGGGTATCGCGCTCGATAGCGAAGGCGAGTTGAATACCGCGTTCGCGCGCTTCAAGGAACTGGCCGACCGCAAGTCGGAAATCTTCGACGAAGACATCATTGCGATCGTCACTGAGGAGTCGGCTGAAGCGCAGGAGAAGGAGCACTACAAGTTCCTGTCGCTGTCGCAGCATTCGGAAACCGGCGAGCAGCCGCACGCAAAGATCGTGTTCTCGGTCGAAGGCAAAGAAGTGACCGGGGAAGCACGCGGCAACGGTCCCGTGGATGCCACGCTCAATGCGATCGAAACGGAAGTGGGCAGCGGTTCGGAGTTGCTGCTGTACTCGGTGAACGCCATCACAACCGGTACGCAGGCGCAAGGCGAGGTGACCGTGCGGCTGTCCAGGAGCGGGCGCATCGTCAACGGCGTGGGTACCGATCCGGATATCGTCGCGGCTTCCGCGAAGGCGTATATTTCGGCGCTGAACAAGCTGCATTCGAACTTCGATAAGTTGAATCCGCAGCGTTCGGAGTGA